Proteins encoded within one genomic window of Bacteroides sedimenti:
- a CDS encoding acyltransferase family protein, whose protein sequence is MKTNVSQRLLALDVLRGITIAGMILVNNPGSWSSIYAPLEHAPWHGLTPTDLVFPFFMFIMGISTYISLKKYNFEFSHSATLKILKRTFVIFVIGLGIAWLSLSFRTYNSLAKDNLEFGERFLQSITNFGHLRILGVMQRLALCYGITAIIAIVMKHKYIPALVISTLLGYFLLLFFGNGFEQSELNIVSIVDQAILGVDHMYKDAGLAIDPEGLLSTIPSVCHVLIGFWCGELLMSVKDNGERIQRLFLVGAVLTFSGFLLSYGCPINKKLWTPTYVLTTCGLASTFLALLIWIIDIKGYKTWSRFFESFGVNPLFIYVMGAVLTILTGSFLFISYDDKMIALKTYVYKYLLQPLLGDFPGSLTFALLFVGINWLIGYVLYKKKIYIKI, encoded by the coding sequence ATGAAAACAAATGTAAGTCAGCGTTTGCTTGCCTTGGACGTTCTAAGAGGGATTACCATTGCAGGGATGATTCTGGTAAATAATCCAGGATCATGGAGCTCGATATATGCTCCTCTTGAACATGCGCCATGGCATGGACTGACTCCAACCGATCTGGTTTTTCCCTTCTTTATGTTTATAATGGGTATTTCCACCTATATTTCTTTAAAGAAGTATAATTTTGAGTTCAGTCATTCGGCAACACTCAAAATTCTGAAACGTACATTCGTAATATTTGTTATCGGTCTGGGAATCGCTTGGTTATCTTTGTCATTTCGAACCTATAATTCACTGGCTAAAGACAACTTGGAGTTTGGCGAACGTTTTTTACAGTCTATAACTAATTTCGGACATCTTAGAATACTGGGGGTAATGCAGCGTCTGGCGTTATGTTACGGTATAACTGCTATAATTGCTATTGTGATGAAGCATAAATATATTCCGGCTCTAGTTATTTCCACTCTTTTAGGATATTTTCTGCTGCTCTTTTTTGGCAATGGTTTCGAACAGAGTGAATTAAATATTGTTTCCATTGTCGATCAGGCTATTCTTGGAGTAGATCATATGTATAAAGATGCCGGCCTTGCTATTGATCCGGAAGGATTACTCAGTACGATTCCTTCTGTTTGTCATGTATTGATTGGATTCTGGTGTGGTGAATTATTGATGAGTGTTAAAGATAACGGTGAGCGCATACAACGTCTTTTTCTTGTTGGTGCAGTACTAACATTCTCCGGGTTCCTGCTTAGTTATGGATGTCCTATCAATAAGAAGCTCTGGACTCCCACATATGTGCTTACCACTTGCGGACTTGCATCCACTTTCCTTGCCTTGCTGATATGGATTATTGATATAAAAGGATATAAAACCTGGAGTCGCTTCTTTGAATCGTTTGGAGTGAATCCTTTGTTCATCTATGTGATGGGAGCAGTTCTTACCATTTTGACTGGTAGTTTCCTTTTTATTAGCTATGATGATAAGATGATTGCGTTAAAAACCTATGTTTACAAATATTTACTGCAACCTTTGTTGGGAGATTTCCCGGGTTCACTTACCTTTGCACTTCTGTTTGTAGGCATTAACTGGTTAATCGGATACGTATTGTATAAGAAAAAAATATATATTAAGATATGA